In the Pseudoalteromonas sp. A25 genome, TTGCTGGATGGCTTTAAAGAGGTTAAGTTAAGCAATCCTAGAGCTGATGATTTAGAAAAGGAATTTGTATCTGACTCAACGAGAGCTAGAAACGCAAAAACAAAAACTCAAACATTATTTGCTACTGACTTTGTTTTATCTCAAATTACTTTTTTTGCAGCAACAGGGGCGATGGTTTTTATTGTTCCTTTATTATCGAATATATATACAGATGTTGTGATAAAAGTAACAACCGCTTCTCTATTTCTAATCGGGCCAATAACCAGTATTGTTGGCGGCATCCCAATTTATACGACCGCAACAGAAGCTGCCAATAATGTGCTTGAGTTAGAAAGCGAGCTTAAACTTGCGACGCAAAAAGCACGAAAATCTAACGATAGTACACCAAAAGAGGTGTATGAATTTAAAGAAATAAAACTTGAAGGTGCTTATTACCAGCATAATCGTCCTGCTGGAGAGCGTCCGTTTTTTGTTGGGCCTGTAGATTTAACGATTAAACCCGGTCAAATAACATTTGTTACTGGTGGTAATGGTAGTGGAAAAACGACATTTATCCGCATGTTAACGGGGTTATATGAACTACAGGCAGGGCAAATATTGCTTGATGGTCAGAGCGTGACAAATAATGAACTCGATGCATATCGAAGTTTGTTTACAGCGGTGTTTTCAGATTTTCATTTATTTAAACAACTGTATGGGATCCGTGTGGGGTCTGCGCAAGAGATAGATGACTGGTTAGTTTTTTTAGAAATGAACAACAAGGTGAGTGTAGAAAACAGCGAATTTTCAACCGTTGCACTGTCATCCGGACAAAGAAAACGGCTAGCGTTATTGAGTACTATTCTAGAAAATCGGCCTATTTATATTTTTGATGAATGGGCAGCAGATCAAGATCCAATTTTTAGGCGTAAGTTTTACGAGCAGGTTTTACCTAAGCTAAAAGAACGTGGTAATACTGTAATCGCGATTACTCATGATGATGCATATTTCCATTTAGCAGATGTACACTTAAAAATGGTAGAAGGGCAATTAATGGACCATAGCATGGCAGAGAATGAGGGAGTGTCTTCATGAATATTATTATCCCACCAGATATCGGGCTGTT is a window encoding:
- a CDS encoding cyclic peptide export ABC transporter, which gives rise to MVLYDLISRNIKIKKRNFVALGCISGLANALVLALINNVAENISDINRENHILYYLVLFSLTIAIYGFTQQRLMTKAARTVEKAISGLRVELFECVRYTELSTLEKIGKERIFNTLSKELQTISQSAQLFVIIGQSITLVFFTSLYIAYHSFVAFLVISVLIMLGASIHRLRANEIQKNMKLSFESENMLIQRLSDLLDGFKEVKLSNPRADDLEKEFVSDSTRARNAKTKTQTLFATDFVLSQITFFAATGAMVFIVPLLSNIYTDVVIKVTTASLFLIGPITSIVGGIPIYTTATEAANNVLELESELKLATQKARKSNDSTPKEVYEFKEIKLEGAYYQHNRPAGERPFFVGPVDLTIKPGQITFVTGGNGSGKTTFIRMLTGLYELQAGQILLDGQSVTNNELDAYRSLFTAVFSDFHLFKQLYGIRVGSAQEIDDWLVFLEMNNKVSVENSEFSTVALSSGQRKRLALLSTILENRPIYIFDEWAADQDPIFRRKFYEQVLPKLKERGNTVIAITHDDAYFHLADVHLKMVEGQLMDHSMAENEGVSS